One genomic window of Metopolophium dirhodum isolate CAU chromosome 4, ASM1992520v1, whole genome shotgun sequence includes the following:
- the LOC132943268 gene encoding uncharacterized protein LOC132943268 — protein MDFQKVVYQILLLLFTIEISTTFGNHEEDLFELTSTSDSPGLQYELIGNGRACGSSWTVNTYMDLKFLNNSLRNIRQMLNSIELIAFKDISITLYQLKKHANRLENEIGLIVQMGRHNKKVKRSIEFGGTALKWMFGVADADDVRRYDSTIDKLENNEKDVMRIVHDQISILKSTIINFNDSVTSFNENKKIFDANMKEGEKKVNELIIEIAKEDRKIIILSSITLLENTIFELDMFISRLQRVISNVQNNVVDAFIITPDQLLSEIKNIQSILPDDLKIPVKFDEDNIQEIFKILSIEMHTINDRFIFSLKFPLCLIENFNVYYILPIYIPINEHGQFLHMTKNSMYLLMDKIMTKYFIWPDLNNCKVVDKIFVCGFNEIIHNCDTDPTCVTELLKNSLTKPPQCDTYISEFKTEMWYPSFFKNHWFFVCEKPTTITIICNKQSFTQKIKVKSSGKLYLKSGCIAYTSKGVLKTEQVLNQTYFSIPVDLSLTNDSCCNVFNFSNQAYPKPIHFDEIKNIKFNKDAFNTINKQLDQQDMLINSLIVDKTYEFIYTNKYLVVIIIVFLIYFIAKFYLNRKAKKLAIENINLSYNPPSSKN, from the coding sequence atggactttCAGAAGGTCGTTTATCAAATACTGCTGTTGTTATTTACCATAGAAATTTCTACGACGTTTGGTAACCATGAAGAAGACTTGTTCGAATTAACATCAACCAGCGATAGCCCGGGTTTGCAGTACGAACTCATAGGTAATGGTAGAGCTTGCGGAAGTAGTTGGACAGTAAACACATAtatggatttaaaatttttaaataacagtcTTAGAAATATTAGACAAATGTTAAACTCAATTGAACTAATTGCGTTCAAAGACATTTCTATAACTTTGTATCAGTTAAAAAAACACGCGAACAGATTGGAAAACGAGATAGGTTTAATTGTACAAATGGGTAGACATAACAAAAAAGTTAAGCGATCTATTGAGTTTGGGGGTACGGCATTAAAATGGATGTTTGGAGTAGCCGATGCTGACGATGTACGAAGATATGATAGTACGATCGATAAATTAGAAAACAATGAGAAAGATGTTATGCGTATTGTTCATGATCAGATATCTATACTAAAAagcacaataattaattttaatgattccGTTACatcatttaatgaaaataagaaaatatttgatGCAAATATGAAAGAAGGCGAGAAAAAAGTGAACGAATTGATTATTGAGATAGCTAAGGAAGAcagaaaaatcattattctgAGTTCGATAACTCTTTTAGAAAACACTATATTTGAATTGGACATGTTTATTAGTAGGTTGCAAAGAGTAATTTCTAACGTACAGAATAATGTAGTAGATGCGTTTATAATAACACCTGACCAATTGCTTtcggaaataaaaaatattcagagtATACTCCCGGATGATTTGAAAATCCCTGTTAAATTTGATGAGGATAATATTcaagaaatattcaaaatattaagtattgaaaTGCACACAATAAATgacagatttattttttctttaaaatttcctCTGTGCCTTATAGAAAATTTCaacgtttattacatattacctatttacattcCAATTAATGAACATGGTCAATTTCTGCATATGACTAAAAATTCTATGTATTTGTTAATGGACAAAATAAtgaccaaatattttatatggccagatttaaataactgtaaagtagtggataaaatatttgtttgtggatttaatgaaattatacataattgtgACACAGACCCCACATGTGTAACAGAATTACTAAAAAATTCTTTAACTAAACCACCTCAATGTGATACTTATATCTCTGAATTCAAAACAGAAATGTGGTATCcctcatttttcaaaaatcattggtttttcGTATGTGAAAAACCCACTacaattactataatttgtaataaacagTCTTTCactcaaaaaattaaagttaaaagttctGGAAAGTTATACTTGAAGTCTGGGTGTATTGCTTACACCTCGAAAGGTGTACTAAAAACTGAACAAGtattaaatcaaacatatttctCAATTCCAGTAGACTTATCTCTTACAAATGATTCATGCtgtaatgtattcaatttttctaaTCAGGCCTATCCCAAACCTATCCACttcgatgaaataaaaaatattaaatttaataaagatgcgttcaatacaataaataaacaattagacCAACAAGATATGTTAATAAATTCGCTTATTGTAGATAAAACGTATGAATTTATatacacaaacaaatatttagttgtcataataatagtttttttaatatattttatagcaaaattttatttaaataggaaagcaaaaaaattagctatagaaaacattaatttaagttaCAATCCTCCaagttctaaaaattaa